The DNA segment TCAACCCGTCGGTCAGGCTTCCATCGAATTGGTCTTTGATAATAGCGACGGCACTGTCGGTGGCGAGTACGCCCGTTTTGCTGAAATTGCCATTCGCCGTAAAGTGACCCGCGAAGCCATTTCCGAATACTACCTGAACGGCACCAAGTGTCGCCGCCGGGATATTACCGATATCTTCCTGGGTACCGGCTTGGGGCCGCGCTCCTATGCGATTATCGAGCAGGGCATGATTTCCCGTTTGATTGAATCCAAGCCAGAAGAACTGCGGGTTTTTATTGAAGAAGCTGCGGGTATCTCCAAATACAAAGAGCGTCGTCGCGAAACTGAAAACCGTATGCGCCGCACCTTGGAAAACCTTGAGCGACTCACGGATTTGCGGGACGAGCTAGAGCGTCAATTACAGCATCTTCAGCGTCAGGCCCAGGCCGCCGAGCGCTATACCGAACTGAAAAAAGAAGAGCGCTTACTAAAAGCCCAATTGCAGGCCTTGCAGTGGAAAGGACTGGATGTTCAGGTCAAAGGCTACGAGCAAAGTATCCGCGATCTGGAAGTTAAGTTGGAAGCGGTGATTGCCGAGCAGCGTGCCGTGGATGCCGATATTGAGAAGTTCCGCGATGTTCATACCGATTTAATGGACAGGTTTAACGAAGTACAGGCCCGTTTTTATGGGGTGGGTGCTGAGATTGCACGGGCTGAACAGTCTATCCAGCATCAGCAGGAGCGCAGTCGCCAGCTAAAAGAAGATTTACAGCAGACCGAGCGCAGCTATCAGGAGTCCAAAGAGCATTTGGTCACCGACTCTGAGAAGCAGGAGCGCTGGAGTGCGGAGATTGAAGAGATTCAACCGGAGCTGGAATTGGCTCAGGGCTCTGAAGAAGAAACCGCAGCGACGCTATTGGCTGCTGAAGAAGCAATGCAGGAATGGCAGCAGCAGTGGGACGACTTTAACCAGAAAGCACTGGAGCCACGCCAAAAAGCGGAAGTACAGCAGTCCCGTATCCAGCATTTAGAGCAGGCCTTGCAACGGATTCAGCAGCGTATTGAGAAGCTGGAAGAAGAGAAGGCCGGTCTGAGTGCCGGTCCGGTTGAAGAAGAAATTGAATTGTTGAGCGAACAGTTGGCCGAAGCAGAGCTTCATGCCGAAGAGCAGCAACAAAAGCTGGATGATCAGTCCGAACAAATTAACCACCACCGCGAGAAAAACACGTCTCTGGGCGATGAGTTGGATAAAGCCCGCAGTGAGCTGCAAAGCAAGCGCGGTCGCCATGCTTCTTTAGAAGCCTTACAGCAAGCTGCGCTAGGTCGCCAACAAGGGGCTATCAGTGATTGGCTGCAATCCAATGCGCTGGATGGCAATGCCCGTTTAGCGGAAAACCTGAAAGTGGCCAGTGGCTGGGAGAAGGCTGTTGAAACGGTTTTGGGTGATCATTTACAGGCCGTTTGCGTTGAGGGTATTGATGCGGTTGCCGAACTGGCTGGAAAGCTGGAGCAGGGCAGTATTACCTTATTAGATAACAGTGGTGCTGCTTTTGCCGGTAGTGATATCGCTGATACTTTGGCCAGCAAAATTGAAAGCGGCCAGCAGGCGCAGGGTTTATTGGCGGGTATTTATACCGCTGCTGATCTAAGTCAGGCTTTGGCCCTGCGTTCACAATTAGCCGCCAATGAATCGGTAGTGACTGCTGATGGTTTATGGATTGGCTCTAACTGGTTGCGTGTTGCCAAAGACTCTGATGAGCAGGCCGGTGTGCTTCAGCGTCAGCAAGAACTGGAAGAACTAACCGCTAGTATCGCTGAGATAGAAGAGCGGGTAGAAACTCTGGATGAGTCTTTATCAGCAGGCCGTCAGGCGCTGCGAGACCTTGAGGCTCAGCGTGAAGAATTACAGCGCACGGTACAGTCGCAAAATAGCAAGCACAATGAATTACGCTCAGACTTAAGCGCCAAGCAGGTACGGGTAGAGCAAATCAGCTCACGCCGCGATCGCCTCAATACAGAAATCGATGAAAGCCGTGAGCAGTTCCAGCTCGAACAGGAAAGCCTGGGCGAAGCGCGGATGATTTTGTCGGAAGCTATTGAGGGGATGGAAGAGGATTCTAATCAGCGCGAGACTTTATTGGCCAGACGCGATGAGTGCCGCAAGGTTTTAGATCAGGCTCGCCAAAGCGCTCGTCATGATAAAGATTCAGCACACCAGTTAGCGATGCGCTATCAGTCGCTGCGTGCACAGCTGGATTCAATGAGCCAAAATATTGAGCGTACTCGCAATCAGGTGCAACAACTGGAAGGCCGTCGTACTACCTTGCAAGAGGGAATTGCCGGTGCTGATGAACCTATAGAAGAAATGAAGCTTGAGTTGGAAACTCAGCTTGAAGCACGTTTGGTGATTGAAGAAGAATTATCCGAAGCGCGCCGTGGTGTTGATGACGTTGAACACAAAATGCGTGAATCAGAAGGTAAGCGCAGCGGTATTGAAGCCCGAGCCCAAACTGTTCGCAGTGAGTTGGAAAGAGGCCGGGTTGAAGTGCAAGGCTTGCAAGTTCGTCGCCGTGCACTGGAAGAGCAGTTGATTGAAACACAGTACGATCTTGAAACCGTATTGGAAAATCTGCCCGAAGGTGCCGAAGAAAAAATCTGGAATGACAATCTGGAGAGTATTGCCCGGCGTGTCGCCCGCCTTGGTGCGATTAACCTGGCAGCGATTGATGAGTATAAGTCGCAGTCCGAGCGCAAAACCTATTTGGATGCTCAAAACGACGATTTGGAAGAAGCTTTATCGACGTTGGAAAATGCTATCCATAAAATTGATAAAGAAACCCGTCAGCGTTTTAAAGATACCTTTGAGCAGGTTAATAGCAGCTTGCAGGAGTTGTTCCCGAAAGTCTTTGGTGGCGGTACCGCCTACCTTGAGATGACCGGCGATGATTTGCTGGATACCGGTATTGCGATTATGGCGCGGCCACCGGGCAAGCGTAACAGTACCATCCATTTATTGTCCGGTGGTGAAAAAGCGCTAACGGCTATCGCTCTGGTATTTTCTATCTTCCGCCTTAACCCAGCCCCGTTCTGTATGTTGGATGAGGTTGATGCGCCGTTGGATGATGCCAATGTGGGCCGCTATGCTCGCCTGGTTAAAGAAATGTCCAAGCAGGTACAGTTTATTTATATCACCCACAATAAGATCGCCATGGAAATGGCGGACCAGTTATTGGGGGTTACCATGCACGAGCCGGGTGTCTCGCGTCTGGTAACAGTTGATGTCGATGAAGCGGCTGAGCTGGCGGCCTTATAAGGCTGGCAATGAACTAACGGAATAACTTGAACTCTTAATGTCAGCTTCCTATTTAACGTCCGGAGTTGACAATAGAGAATCTGGATTAATAATAAGAAGAACAACTATGTTCAACCCAACAAAGCAAAAAGGTTAACAGGCTGCGATGGAACTAAATGTTCGTGACTGGATGATTATTGTAGGAGTGCTGCTGATTATAGTCGTACTACTCGATGGTTATCGCCGTATGCGCAATGAGCGGCGGGGTAATATCCGTATGTCGCTCAATAAACAATTTCTAAACTCCAGTGGCGCTGATGATAGTAATTCCAGCGAACTTCCCAATGGTGGTGCTCGCCCCGTCGGTCGTGGCAATGACGGTGCTTCCTTTCATGATGTATTAATGGAAGATATACCGCCGCGGCCCTCCAATAATATCGACCTCGGCCAGTCTGTTCCTATGTTGATGGATTCCGTTGAGGCGGGAGCAGAGGATAATCATCCGGAGCTGGTGGCTGAGCCATTAGTTGCCGAGCAAAGCCAGCCTGATATTGAAGTGACTGAGCCCGCCGTTGAGCCGGAGCAAACTCCTGCACCCCAGCAAGACACTGAAACTGTCACAGCGACAGGTGAGCAAGAAGTTGTCGTTATTAATATAGTGGCAAAAGACGAGCCCTTTAAAGGCCCGGACTTACTGCATATTTTACTGGCCTGTGATTTGCGTTTTGGTGAGATGAATATTTTCCATCGCCATGAGCAGTCTAATGGTGATGGTGCAGTGCAATTTAGTATGGCCAATAGCGTTGAGCCGGGCTATTTTGATCTCGATACCATTGATGATTTTTCTACCCCGGGTGTTTGTTTCTTTATGAGTGTCCCTGGGCCTGCTGACCCTATTAAAGCCTTTGAGTGTATGGTGGAAACCGCCCAATGCCTGGTCAGTAACCTTAACGGTGAAATGCTCGATGAATCCCGTAGCGCTATGACTAATCAAACTCTGGAGCACTGTCGCCAGCGTTTGCATGATTTTGAGCGACGTCAGCTTACCCACGCCTAATGCCTTTACCTGCAGCCATCAGCCAGCAACTCGACGAGTTGCGTGCCGTGATTAATCAGCATAACTACCGTTATTACGCGATGGATGATCCTTCCGTGCCGGATGCGGAATATGATCGCCTGATGCGCCAACTACAGGCTATAGAGGCGGACTATCCTGAGGCCGTTAATCCCGAGTCACCCACGCAGCGGGTCGGAGCTGAACCGCTGGAGGGTTTTCAGCAGATTCAGCATGAAGTTCCCATGTTGTCACTGGATAACGTGTTTAACAGCGAAGAGTTATTGGATTTTGACCGGCGTATCACTGAACGTCTGGGGAGTGATACCCCCTTTCGGTTGGTTTGTGAGCCCAAATTAGACGGGGCTGCCGTTAGCCTGCTCTATAGGCATGGTAAATTGGAACGGGGTGCAACCCGTGGTGATGGGGCAGTGGGTGAGGATATTACCCATAATGTCAGAACCATTAAATCCATACCGCTACGCTTAATGGGCGAGGGCTACCCCGATGTGATTGAGGTGCGCGGCGAAATCTATATGCCGAAAAAAGGCTTTGATGAGCTGAATGAACGCGCCCGTGCCAATGACGAAAAAACCTTTGTAAACCCACGCAATGCAGCTGCGGGTAGCCTGCGTATGTTGGATGCGCGAATTACCGCCGAGCGGCCTTTGGAAATGTGTTGCTATAGTGTTGGCTTGGTTGAAGGGGGGGATTTACCCGCTGGCCATTACGCTATTCTTGAGCAGTTACAGCAGTGGGGTTTTCGCATTAATAGCGAAATGCGTGTTGTTGATAATGTTCAGGGCTGCCTTGAGTACCATGATTATCTGTTGGCCAAGCGCAGCAGCTTACCCTATGACATCGATGGTATTGTTTACAAAGTCGACGATCTGGAATTACAGCAAGAACTGGGCTTTACCGCCAAAGGTCCGCGCTGGGCTATCGCTCATAAATTTCCTGCCGAAGAAGAAATAACCAAGCTATTAGATGTGGATTTTCAAGTAGGGCGAACGGGAGCGATTACCCCGGTTGCGCGTTTAGAGCCGGTTTTTGTCGGTGGCGTTACCGTTAGCAATGCGACCTTGCATAATCGTGATGAAATTGAGCGGCTGGGGGTAAAGATTAACGATACCGTTGTGGTACGCCGCGCCGGTGATGTTATTCCGCAGGTGGCCAAGGTGGTATTGGAGCGTCGGGGTGACGATGCCATAGATATTCAATTCCCGGAGCGTTGCCCGGTCTGTGACTCCGATGTTGAGCGCGTTAAAATTGTTAAATACAGCAAGGGTAGCCGCACTGAAGAAGAGGGCGCGGCCTATCGGTGTGTCGGGCGTCTGGTCTGTCAGGCGCAATTAAACCAGGCGATTATTCACTATGCCTCTCGCAAGGCGTTGGATATAGATGGTCTGGGCGAAAAAATTGTTGAGCAGTTGGTGGCCGAAGGTTTGGTTAAAAGCCCGGCGGACTTATATAAACTTCAGTTCGACAATTTGCAAGAGCTGGAAGGTTTTGCCGAGCTGTCAGCAAAAAACTTGCTGGCGGCGATTGCTGATCGTAAGTCCGTGCCCTTAAGCAAGCTGATTTTTGCTCTGGGAATACCCGATGTGGGTGAAGAGACTGCCAAAGTACTGGCAGAGGTCTTTGGCAGTATCGATAAAATTCGTCTCGCTTTACCGCAGTTGTTAGTTAATTTGCCAGATATTGGCCGCGAAGTGGCGAATGAAATTACCGGTTTTTTTGCCGATTCACATAATGCCGCGGTGATCGATGATCTGATTGCGGTCGGTGTTAACGCCAGTGATGGGGGTGAAATAAGCCCTAAATATCAGGGGGCAATAACGATGGCAGAGTGTATTGCCGGTTTTAATATTCCGGGGGTAGGGCCAACCACTGCGGCGTCACTGGCAAAGCATTTTAACGATTTAGCTTTATTGTTAGATGCCTCGGTTGCATCCCTTGCCGCTATTGATAAGGTGAGTGCCAAAGCGGCGGAGAGCGTTGTCAGCTTTTTTGCTGATCATAATAACCGCGATAAAGCACAGCAGCTGGAACAGCAATTACTCGACTTTGCGATGCACTGGAGCTGTGAGCGCCAGCAAGTGGACGCCTTGCCTCTAGAGGGGCTTATCTACGTGGTGACAGGAACACTGGAAACCATGGGGCGCAGTGAAGCCAAAGCCAGGCTCCAGCAATTAGGCGCCAAGGTAGCGGGCAGTGTCTCCAAAAAAACCGATTGTGTGGTTGCAGGCCCAGGTGCCGGTTCTAAATTAACGAAAGCTCAGGACTTGGGTGTTGATGTGATTGATGAGGCGGCTTT comes from the Oceanicoccus sagamiensis genome and includes:
- the smc gene encoding chromosome segregation protein SMC, which encodes MRLKSIKLAGFKSFVDPTNVSFPSNLGCVVGPNGCGKSNIIDAVRWVMGESSAKNLRGENMTDVIFNGSVNRQPVGQASIELVFDNSDGTVGGEYARFAEIAIRRKVTREAISEYYLNGTKCRRRDITDIFLGTGLGPRSYAIIEQGMISRLIESKPEELRVFIEEAAGISKYKERRRETENRMRRTLENLERLTDLRDELERQLQHLQRQAQAAERYTELKKEERLLKAQLQALQWKGLDVQVKGYEQSIRDLEVKLEAVIAEQRAVDADIEKFRDVHTDLMDRFNEVQARFYGVGAEIARAEQSIQHQQERSRQLKEDLQQTERSYQESKEHLVTDSEKQERWSAEIEEIQPELELAQGSEEETAATLLAAEEAMQEWQQQWDDFNQKALEPRQKAEVQQSRIQHLEQALQRIQQRIEKLEEEKAGLSAGPVEEEIELLSEQLAEAELHAEEQQQKLDDQSEQINHHREKNTSLGDELDKARSELQSKRGRHASLEALQQAALGRQQGAISDWLQSNALDGNARLAENLKVASGWEKAVETVLGDHLQAVCVEGIDAVAELAGKLEQGSITLLDNSGAAFAGSDIADTLASKIESGQQAQGLLAGIYTAADLSQALALRSQLAANESVVTADGLWIGSNWLRVAKDSDEQAGVLQRQQELEELTASIAEIEERVETLDESLSAGRQALRDLEAQREELQRTVQSQNSKHNELRSDLSAKQVRVEQISSRRDRLNTEIDESREQFQLEQESLGEARMILSEAIEGMEEDSNQRETLLARRDECRKVLDQARQSARHDKDSAHQLAMRYQSLRAQLDSMSQNIERTRNQVQQLEGRRTTLQEGIAGADEPIEEMKLELETQLEARLVIEEELSEARRGVDDVEHKMRESEGKRSGIEARAQTVRSELERGRVEVQGLQVRRRALEEQLIETQYDLETVLENLPEGAEEKIWNDNLESIARRVARLGAINLAAIDEYKSQSERKTYLDAQNDDLEEALSTLENAIHKIDKETRQRFKDTFEQVNSSLQELFPKVFGGGTAYLEMTGDDLLDTGIAIMARPPGKRNSTIHLLSGGEKALTAIALVFSIFRLNPAPFCMLDEVDAPLDDANVGRYARLVKEMSKQVQFIYITHNKIAMEMADQLLGVTMHEPGVSRLVTVDVDEAAELAAL
- the zipA gene encoding cell division protein ZipA, which encodes MELNVRDWMIIVGVLLIIVVLLDGYRRMRNERRGNIRMSLNKQFLNSSGADDSNSSELPNGGARPVGRGNDGASFHDVLMEDIPPRPSNNIDLGQSVPMLMDSVEAGAEDNHPELVAEPLVAEQSQPDIEVTEPAVEPEQTPAPQQDTETVTATGEQEVVVINIVAKDEPFKGPDLLHILLACDLRFGEMNIFHRHEQSNGDGAVQFSMANSVEPGYFDLDTIDDFSTPGVCFFMSVPGPADPIKAFECMVETAQCLVSNLNGEMLDESRSAMTNQTLEHCRQRLHDFERRQLTHA
- the ligA gene encoding NAD-dependent DNA ligase LigA is translated as MPLPAAISQQLDELRAVINQHNYRYYAMDDPSVPDAEYDRLMRQLQAIEADYPEAVNPESPTQRVGAEPLEGFQQIQHEVPMLSLDNVFNSEELLDFDRRITERLGSDTPFRLVCEPKLDGAAVSLLYRHGKLERGATRGDGAVGEDITHNVRTIKSIPLRLMGEGYPDVIEVRGEIYMPKKGFDELNERARANDEKTFVNPRNAAAGSLRMLDARITAERPLEMCCYSVGLVEGGDLPAGHYAILEQLQQWGFRINSEMRVVDNVQGCLEYHDYLLAKRSSLPYDIDGIVYKVDDLELQQELGFTAKGPRWAIAHKFPAEEEITKLLDVDFQVGRTGAITPVARLEPVFVGGVTVSNATLHNRDEIERLGVKINDTVVVRRAGDVIPQVAKVVLERRGDDAIDIQFPERCPVCDSDVERVKIVKYSKGSRTEEEGAAYRCVGRLVCQAQLNQAIIHYASRKALDIDGLGEKIVEQLVAEGLVKSPADLYKLQFDNLQELEGFAELSAKNLLAAIADRKSVPLSKLIFALGIPDVGEETAKVLAEVFGSIDKIRLALPQLLVNLPDIGREVANEITGFFADSHNAAVIDDLIAVGVNASDGGEISPKYQGAITMAECIAGFNIPGVGPTTAASLAKHFNDLALLLDASVASLAAIDKVSAKAAESVVSFFADHNNRDKAQQLEQQLLDFAMHWSCERQQVDALPLEGLIYVVTGTLETMGRSEAKARLQQLGAKVAGSVSKKTDCVVAGPGAGSKLTKAQDLGVDVIDEAALIVLLQQHGL